One Arachis hypogaea cultivar Tifrunner chromosome 2, arahy.Tifrunner.gnm2.J5K5, whole genome shotgun sequence genomic window, AAGCACCATTGATGAATCAAGCGAGGCTAGCTATATAGCCTAAACAAAACGTCAGTAACACAAAATAATCATTAGGTAATTAGGGAGCTAAAAGAGTCCAAAATTAAGGGATCATCATAATCATGGGATCCCAAACACAGTTTAATAATTCTCATCCCTCGTTACCACTAATAGACTTCACAACCGAAAATCTGAACCCTGGTAGTGACTCTTGGGTTTCAACATGCCAAGTTGTGCGTACAGCGCTTGGCGATCATGGTGGTTTTCTCGCACTGTATGACGAAGTTGATTCAGAGGTTTATGACTCTGTTTACTCTGCAATGGAACAACTGTTTGATCTTCCAATTGAAACTAAAAGGAAGAGCACCACTGAGAAGCCTATATTTAGTTATTCTGGTCAACTCTCTAGAATACCCTTGTATGAATCTGTGGGTATCGTGGATCCGCTCAGCGTAGATCAGTGTCGAAAGTTTACCCATGTTATGTGGCCTCAAGGGAATGATCATTTCTGGTAATTAACTTTTTCTTGTGAACTTCAAATTTAGAGTAATTCTATATGAACACTCGTGTTTGAcctttaattaaatttgatactAGTAAATAAggtttgtaattttcttttttactttgttTCTTACTCTTTTAGTTGAACTTCTTAAATTCTTtacaaaaggaaaaacaaaaggaGTTATAAAGATTCGTAGCTGGTGTTTataagtatagaagtagacttttTCTTAAATTCTTTTTAGATAGATATTTATGcacatatatatttagttttagttagcttttgatttattttttactattttatccattttttatttttataattatgttatatatacacTCAGAATTAATCACTAATCAAATATTACGTATAAAAGTATGTATTTAGCATTTCATAAGTATATTCCtgtaaataaatttgattattagtttattataaGTTTGATTATTATTCTGCTATACCAAGTTTGATTGTTTTTTaggtaattatttaattaaaaaatgtgtgaatcaaatatgtataaataattaaatatacacaaatacatcatagttaatttaatatctaatttttagtatatatagagAATTTTCGCTGCTCTTGTAATGAATCCTCTTTTTCCATTGATTTGTCTAATGATGAATTAATCCCTAACCTTGATACACAACACTAGTCTTTTTGCTCTATAAGCAGTTTTTTACGctgtaaatatataaaaatattaaatcctTATATAATTTATTTGTCATCAAATATATTGACTGAATATTTGTGATTTAACTACACTCTCAACACGTAGCAAAAGTGTCCATTCCTATGCAAAGCAATTACAAGGACTAGACCACGTTGTGAAAAGAATGTTGTTTGAAAGCTATGGACTGGAGAACAAGAAATTAGAATGTTTACTGGATTCAACTGATTATGTGCTCAGAAGTTACAAGTACAGAACACCAAAAGTTGGTGAAAGCAACTTGGGAGTGGCTCCTCATTCAGACACAGCTTTCCTAACGATACTAAATCAGAAGGTAGAAGGCTTGGGGGTTAAGCTCAAGAATGGGGAATGGTTTGAAGTTGGTGTTTCATCCTCTTTGTATTTGGTTATGGGTGGTGATGCATTGCAGGTTAGTCACATTTAAATTTGACATGTACCTAGCTAGTACAACATCTATTTTTTTCTCTCACTgttttaaatatgaaaaaatttaaGAAACCAACTACATTATGAGCCACCTCAAGCCAATctcttgtatttttaattttaaaattcaaaaaattaaaaatagtagagattattttttcttttttataacaaaccttctattttaaaattagttggcCCTAATTGAACAATGTACTTCATTTTCTAGTAAAATGCAATTATCATACCGTTAGGATCGGAGAAAAAAAGAAgtggtttttataaaaaaagataaattttacttattataattgatatatactttatattttttaaaattatggtgATACTTCGATATTCTTAAggagataaatattttaaaactttaaaaaatactaatgagAAAAATACTAGGAAATAATGTATTTAGTGGCTAACAAATCCTATTGATAACATCGTTTTAAGAGAAAACTTATGAGTAAAAGAATTATTTTTCTCAACATAATCGAACCAAGTacctttattttaataataacaaaaataaatctccaatgttaaaaaattaaaagaaagtgcAGAATTAAAACGAAACAAGGTTCACAGTCTTTGATAATTTCACTTGATTTTTGGCACAACTAATTGAGAAATATACTTCAAAATTTTTTACGTTGCTCTGACTTAGTAAATAACTTGAAATTTTCATGGCACAGGTGTGGAGTAATGACAGAATACCTGCTTGTGAACACCGTGTCTTGGTAAACTCAAAGATAGATAGATACTCTACGGGGCTGCTTTCATATGTTAATAACATAATGGAACCACAAGAGGAGCTTGTGGATGAGGAAAACCCTCTTTGTTACAAGCCTTTTGACCATTACGGGTACCTCCGTTTCTTTCTCTCAGAAGAAGCTCTGAAATCTACTTCACGTATTAAAGCATATTGTGGAATCTAACACACATACATTGTGATGTACTTGGTTGATCCATGGTTTTAATTTCAATTGTGCAAACCCATTAGAACTTAAAAATATGTGTGCTAGTTTGTGTGGTGTCCTTATGATTCTAATGTCAGTTAAAATTTACGTTTCGTATTATTATTGATGTTTTATAtgtgatatgttatgtttatttcagtaatttttaTGTAATATAGTCGTCAACTTCTTGTCGGATGAATGCGACAAAAGAGTAGTGTGTTATCCGATCATCTGAGATGAAATAGGCAAACTCATGTTTGTGAATTGAGATTACAAAGCATAATAGGTGCAAATAAGTGATATATTTGTATTTTGAGTTTAGATTAAATAATGATGGTATAACTTGAAATCATTATTACCAGTTATATGATAGTTATAAATAGACAAACACATTCTTCTATTTTAAAAGCAACTGTTTGTTCCTAGAGCCTTTGCCTTTTTCTTACATTTATAGATCTATTTTTAGTCTTGCTATTTTTACTTTTGATTGAATTTCTATGTGCTATATTACGCTTTTAGCATTATAGTgtaataatttcttttaattttttcgttaaaatatactttttcttccagaaattttttgaaaaactttaagaaTATACTTATAATatactttattttaaatttgtttatgttgttttaaatatattttaattatatgtttGATGGTTAATATCATTAATAAAAATACTGACATGATAATCATATACGTGTCACTAACATGTGACATTCATAGGCTGTGATATCACTAGCATGTCATAAATTGCCCACATGGAGAGTATAATTGAAACATTTTTAAAATGTTCGAAAGGTTTTTCAAATATTCGAGCAAATAGAAAATCGAGGAACTTGCTTTCTTGTCCAGTCATAAACCATGCCGAGAGAAGAATCTACAATGACACTTTGGTGCTTAAGTTAGTTGAGTGTTTTTGAGTGTTTTTAATGTAGCTTCTCTTATATCTATTTTGGCTTACTCCTCATTTTAAATGCATGTTTACTACCGTTACTGAGAAAACAATTGTATTAGttaatgttcatcatgatctggTCGTTATTCCTATTCTATAACCGGTTTAGGCTACTCTTTCATAATTGGATATTTTAATACTATGAACCTGCA contains:
- the LOC112744643 gene encoding probable 2-oxoglutarate-dependent dioxygenase AOP1 — protein: MGSQTQFNNSHPSLPLIDFTTENLNPGSDSWVSTCQVVRTALGDHGGFLALYDEVDSEVYDSVYSAMEQLFDLPIETKRKSTTEKPIFSYSGQLSRIPLYESVGIVDPLSVDQCRKFTHVMWPQGNDHFCKSVHSYAKQLQGLDHVVKRMLFESYGLENKKLECLLDSTDYVLRSYKYRTPKVGESNLGVAPHSDTAFLTILNQKVEGLGVKLKNGEWFEVGVSSSLYLVMGGDALQVWSNDRIPACEHRVLVNSKIDRYSTGLLSYVNNIMEPQEELVDEENPLCYKPFDHYGYLRFFLSEEALKSTSRIKAYCGI